TTGTGTTGAGAAGGCCAAGTACGTTGACGAGCTGCGTGGCGTACAGGATACACAGCGTGAGCTGCAGGCGAAGTATGAAGAGCTGCTCGATGCTAAGTCGATTTTGGAAGCTGAAATAGAGGCCCTGCGTATATTGAGGTAGTGCTCTACCAGTTAGTTTGTGTTCCTTTTCTTCTTAATGGTACTCTTTTGCAAATCCAACCCCTTTTAATGGAGCCTTTGAATGAGTGTGTGAAGCTATTTGTGCAGATCGTGGGTTGAAGATGAAGCAAGAAAAAGCCAAGCTCGTGCAAAGGTCCTCGAGGAAGCTGGTCGAAGGTGGAAATGGGACGGTTAGCCTTTTCTTGACAAAGGATAGATCCTCTGCTACTTTACCATTTTTTATACCCTCAGCTTTGCATTCTTGTAGCACTGACAATCACCATTCTTCTGCTCTGTGGGGACTGCTTCTTAATGATATACCCGTACGcatgatatattttattatttttaaaattatgtaaaagTATCAAAAATGTTATTCCCTTCGTCCCTCCCTCATATTTATGCATACCTTTCCCTTTTTGTACGTCCCCCAAATTTATGCTCTATTTTTGGATCctacccacacataattttcaCAGTTTTACCCTCGTGATTAAAATATTTACCCACAATCTATTTAACAATACCCTCAATGTGGGATCATTTCTCTACTATTAAtacttcaaataattttttattaaaatgtgtCGTGATCAACTATACATATTTATTAGGGGAtcgagggagtattatttatgagttagattaattagtaataaaaatagttatattagtatttgatttataataataataataatagattgtaaagaaaataatttaagtcaatctcattCTGAGCAAATAACATTAAACTATTattacaataaaattaataatcatcatttaatataataattttgggctcttaaaaagttcaaactatattattattaaaaattcatatttaaaaaatctcaaattaattaaaaaaaatcaagaaaaatatgaataatataaaaagaaaaatataacgataaatatgtttatataaataaattattcatgcacaaaattaaataaatatatataatattttaaattctaatttttagatttataattaattttttatttacaaattcatattaaaattaatacaagtTTCCTTCTCCTTAGTTGCATTAAAagatactataatttaaaattatttaaatttaaaataattataattaaataatcaggcaaacttttttgaaaaaaaaagcatatttatttttcatcaacaaacaaaaacaaaatgaaaaaagagtgATGTTTTTCATTAGAGATAAATGAGagagaataaaattaattgtgaaatttaaatcatcataacttattcgtttcaaaatcattttttataatttttatattgaattaaagATTTtctcataatctttaatttagcatttatattgaatatttttccaTTAGATGAAATTAACGATTTTTCGAGATTAGAGGGAACAATTTGAAAAGAAATCTTTTTATATTAtagtatataaatatagatgtcttaaccctttatttcaTTGTTGTTGCAGATTTAACATGAAATTTGAATGATGGGGTTTTGCAAGAGTATTGTTGATAACGTCGTATCGTATTGTTTGTGTTGTGCCTCAAAGTACATACACAAAGTGTGAGCTCTTGCATAACAATACTACTCCTAcaagaacaagaacaagaacaagaagGTGCACAACTACCGCATTGTAATCACAAGTCTCCTATCAACAAATTTGGCACCTCCCACCTTCCCCTGAATTTGACGAGGAAGACGAACAACGCGCCTTTGATCGCCTGCTTCTACCACCAGCTCCAATCCACCCCTAAACTGCAATTTTCCAACACTAACTTCAACTTTCTTCCAAAATAATAATGTTAAGAAAATCACTAACATACTTGGAATAGCTTGATCTCTGACTTGTCAAAACCTGGCATGAATAGATTCACAGATTTATTGGACATATCAAATGTCACTGAAGGTAACATCTCGTTGCTACTGTCTGAAAGTAGTTCTCTAGCATGTTTAGTGTCATCACTAGCCATGATCTCATTCCAGTGGAGGTGGTCGCTGAATTTGAGATGTGGAATGAGAGCACAAGGCAACGGCGCAAAGCTGAACTTGACAGCTTCAGCCAATGTCATCGGGGAATTTTGAGTAGGTATGCCAAATGCACCGGATATTTGTGCACCAGCTTGAATCGCGCAACCCCAGTAGCGCGATGCAGAATTCAGTGATATAGGATTATCAGGGTTCATCACAAGATAGCAGCCAAATTTATGAGGCTCTGCAAAGATAGAAGACCCTTTCTGTAGAAACAACATGGAGACACAGAGTATCAGAAGATTCTTGCAATGCCTACAAGATTAAATCTACAAACCTTACTCACCTCCAATGTTTGTTCTAAGTAATCCCATATCTCCGAACTCGTTCTCCCAGTTAGCTTGACAGCATTGCCACTCAGACTCAGGGCATCGTCCACAAGTCTCAAGAGAGATGGCGCGGCTACCCTCCCAAAATCAGTCTTTTCGGCCAGCATCCTCAGATATTTCAAGTACAATCTTCACAATAAGCAGCATGATTCAAGCAAACGAAGGGAAACAAGGGCGACAGGGAGAAAGGTTATCAGTTCACTAACCTCGCTTTACTGGTAGCACCTATCATACGTATAGTTTCTTCAGTGTTTATACCATCATAGACAACTATGTCATACTTTGCTTTCCCACCCTTCCTCTGAGACACGAAGAATCCCACGAGACGTTCAAGTTCcaaagaagaaaatatagaatcCATACCAGGAAGAACACCGAGCTCTTCACCAACCACCTACAAGAACACAGATCCATGAAAACAACTGATCAGCAAGTTtctaccaaaaagaaaagaaaaatcaatATCATGTACAATAATAGGTGATTACAGAAGCCACTACGTACCTACCCCTTCAAGAATACCTTGTGTCATATTAAGCTGCGCATCAGCTTGCTTGAGCTTCTTGAGGGGCTCGAGAATCATCTGCATTTAACAACATTTCTGATTGGACGATCAGAACAGCGAATTCGGATAAGCAGAAACAAAAAATTGGGGGAAAAATGCACCTTGGTGGTTTCGAGTCTAACAGCAGACAAATTTTCATTGCATTGGACAGGTGATGATGATCCAATTTTACAATTGAGAAGATATTCAGCTGTGGGATCTTGAGATTGTATCACCAGACATGTTTTCAGCCCTAATGTAGCATAATGCTGGATGCAGACAGTAAGGATTAAATTCAGCAAAACcatttttaaattcataaacAGAAATCTATAATTCGAACACGTTTTAGTTCATCAAGTTGTAATTCAAATCCACCCTTTCAGCGTCAAACCTAATTAGATATAAAGAAAAGTTAACTGCAAAAGACGATTGAGCGCCCTAAATTTCCATGATTACACAAGAAAATCAACCATACCAGAGCTGCAAAAACGGCGGCGGTAGTTTTACCGGAACCGCCTTTACCCAGGAAAGTAACCAACTTGGCCGGTTTAACATCGCCGGCATCAGCATTGGCGGCGGCGACAGTCATAATTATGGGGTCACCTCTTTCGGCTCTTCTACTTCCTCTTCTTATCCAAGGTGTTTTGACCGGAGAAAAACAGCGAAAATCTTGAGGCGGGAAGAGTGAGCGCGGAAGAATGAGCGAAGGGCAGGACGCCATTGATTGATTCTTCTTCTGCTGAATCGGAATGTAGTAATTGGCGAAGATTTTAAAGGTGAGAGTAGAGAATGGGGGAAGAAATTTAGTTTAGAAATTAGGCCATCAAAATGCGTTTTCTTTAAAGAATTGCACCAAACTCTTTGTATTGTCACAAAATCTGCACCaatttcattttcatattttCTGCCAAAAAAATGGCCTCACTTGGAGTGGATGACAAGTGAATGAtggtaattttgaattttttcttTTGGAAGTATTTTTTGGGCAAATATCAGaaggattttcaattttttgaaatataaaGGGAATTGAGGCAATTCTTTTTAGGagttttgacaaataaaatcacgaattattttaaatttataattttaacgtgatttttgaagtgtggcaaattaaataattatctttttaattttacaatttcgTCCCCCAATTTTTTCCCGTCATCGAAATGTTGAGTTGAAATTTACATGAATTAGTTCGCcacgtaatattcatgttacgaagtcattttttataaaattgccgaatattaaaaattagggttaattgcctctAAATTCTTAAACTATAGTCACTTTTCGTTTTTTCCCTtaatctttgaacttcccatAAAAATCCACCAACTATTGATTTTTCCCAATTTTTTCATGACGAATTTTCCGGCCAGATCCGATATCGAAATTATCCAATGTGACGTTATTCACTTAATACGTGGCGTCGGCGTGTTCTACTATTGACACATAACCCTATACTTGGCAATACGTGGCAACCCCTTCCCATCTCACTCTCACCCTTTCCCCTCTCTCTTACTCTCTCCTCTACCGCTGCATAGCCATGGCCGCCGATGTGCTTGCAGTGTTGGGGCCATCACCGCCTCCTTAACCCGGCGTCGCCTTTCCCTTCAGCTGACCCTTGATCACCAAAACCCCCCCAAATCAAAAACCCTAGCTCCATTAGTCTCGGCTCTATGGCATTGGCAGCAAGGACATCGCCGATGTCGTGCCCCAACCCGACACCCCTCTCAAATCTCATTGACTCCACATCGATCTCCGCCGTCTAGATTCCAAACAACAGTGTTGCTCCTTCCCAAACAACGACTTTTTTCTCTTAATTTCTTTCTTCTCATGCGGCGGACAATCGCCACCTCTTTTTTGCCGGTGGCAACAGTAACGCCGCCTAGCCGGAGGATCACCTTGCCGCGACGGCAGCAGTAACGCCGCCCAGCCGTCTTCCTTCTCCATCGACCGACTGAGTAGAACCCACTGGCGCTGATGTCTCTCTTTCTGCCGAACAACATGGGCCAAAAAAGCCAAACTTACCACCACCATCGTGACGCTTCTCAGCCGCCGACAGGGTTTCAGTGagaaccctaattttatttgaACAAGAACgcgcaaaacgacgtcgtttatgtACAATACATACGACATCGTTTTATTAAGTTTTTCCGGCGCGTCCACGTCAGATAATTCCGATTCCACGTGTGTATGAATTTGGTCGAAAAATTCGTCATGAGAAAATTGggaaaaattaatagttgatgattttttatggaagttcaaagattgagggaaacAACGAAAAGTGACTATAGTTAAAGGATTTagaggcaattaaccctaaaaactaTAATGCAAATACATGATACATTccctttataattttttataattgaaaTTGTTTGAAACGATGCCTCACAAAAACAacgtctttactaatccacgtaaggtTCAATTCAACACTCTAACGATCGAAAAAATTGAGAGGGGAcgaaaatacaaaaaagaaagatgatAATTTAATTCACCACactttaaaaattacattaaaattcatgattttatttgccaaaatctCTTCTTTTTAACACAAGAATGATTTGACGCAACATAATTATATTACAAGTATAATCTAGTCATTTTTCAGAAATGAAAACGTGTCTAaggattatttattttttgaacgaTGTCTAAAGACTACTTATAATTGTGAATGGTTAAATCACCTAactattcaatttatttaatatttaattaatttctcttttttctACATCACTAATATTCTTTCCCATCTAATCACAattatttttgatgttttatCAATAATCACTCTAATAACTCAATcacaatattttatattattttattattacttttaattataatattttcaattttgtcaaaaataaattaaattaataataaatttctaaaaactcaaaaaaataaaataataaaaattcaaaacatTGCAAACTAAGAATAATCTTTTTGTAACattcaaaatatgaaatatgaaattgaaaatacaCAATCGATATGATGTTTATTTGTAGAGACtgtggtgaaacgagaaaccaacacctaaactagaaagcagtaaacgacactggatttacgtggttcggtcgagaagacctacgtccacggggtttTTGGGGGGTTTTCCACTATAACTGAGAGAATATTTTACAATTTACAAGTGGTGAGTTAAGAAAAAGTGACTATCCTTTTCGAATGAAAGCTAAAATGGGCTATTTATAGGAAAGGGAGAAAGTAAGGGCCTTGAGCCTATTTGGCCCATTAGCCCACTAGCCCTAAATAACTGGGCCCAAGCCCCTATTACATGAGCTTCGCTCCTTAATCGAACCGAGAGTCGAGTTGCGTTGCTGTAGTAATTCCTGTAGCCTtgtttagcacagcgctggtgcatatttcagtcctcatcagactgaaaaaaaatactataaattttgattttttttgaaaaagagaacgaatataatatttttatcttaatacTTAAAAAACTATGACTAACTAATGATTTTTTGACATATGTCACACACTTTCAAATGGTTTGGGGTGGGCGTGCTCATTCTGGGCGGACTCTGCTcattcattctctctctctctcccaataCCGATTTGGGGGTTGACCATGCGTTGTACTCCCTCCTTCCACGAAAGAATtttctatcttttctttttggaacGTCTACAAAAGAAcgtcctacctatttttggactataccccaccacttataatcatcttacttttcactttttgttcgctaatttattttaacacgccgcaagtgtacgggtgtaattgtgtacagtagcaagcaaggtcgtattcaacagagactgaatttaccAATTTCTATCCTAAATTATCCTACTCTAtttggacaaacgaaattaagagttttggttttaaaaactaaataagtaaacagcaggaaagaaaataaatcaagctgcgaaacagaggaacaaataagagaagatttcccaaggcaaaggtttcaacagattctcctaactaacatgttcaattcaattaatgagatgattcctaaggcaatctcaaaactagtctatactcactcccgtggcatacaaaccgttgattacatgcaaggctaccgtccccggatcgcacttctaacatgcaactcctaaaagcttataggattaacgccctcacaaatatcaattccctttagaattaaatatatgtgttctatgttcttagttcaggtaataattatcatctcccgatctcaaattaaaacctatgattatgctaaattggtggccaatcaataaagcaaataattaaaacaagaacatagaaaggaataacaatcttgattaattgaatcaaacagtcagaaattcaaaccatgtttactccctaaaccctgggaaaaggaaattctagccacacatagacatatgaactagaatacaattctcaataaaataaataaacatccacaagaaaaaccgtagtagaattgagaatcttcaatcttgctctgtctccgttctccgtctctctcagctctcaggaaaagtaaaatatgataaaagatgataaaagaagttgcagagaataagttcttggggagtatttatatgccctaggtcttgtagctctcaaaaatacccaaaatcacaaaaaaaacgaattttgggcggaaaaacggcgactcgcgcggccacgtcgcgcggccgcgcctccAGCCCGCGCGAGGAAACAGAActtctgacagctttgcgcagcgattttgttttggctcgttctccctcgtccgaactccgatttatgatccgtttacgctcacgaactcctatcgagacgaactacaacttgtatttcagacaattcttccaaattctgcttcattatttctgaaaattcgttcaaacacaagcaagtaacaagttcttgaccataaacgaatataagctcaaatagaccatcaaacacacaaaatcctcataactaaacataaaaaatgacacaccaagaggtaaaaatgcatgtttatcaaccccccaaacttgaactattgtccgtcctcggacaaaacaaagatgaaccaagaatgaatcaacaagagcgcagagaaaagtggataacattgtggcttcagatttgtcaacaaaattaccaacatgcatttgtatctccaatcatcaagatatcacactcatgacaaacttcaaattgtggtctcaatgacttgcaatcctcaccaaaaagataaagaaaataagaactctcaactctcaagtgtatcaatcaaagatatggacgtgtttacactcagttcaagcaaaacaagtactcaaccatatgcttgtcaatcgtctcacctctccaccacttaatgtgtgctcctataatcaagatcaaaaaggtctttattgagggttgtaatgtggGCTCTTTGGCAAcgtaggatatatttggctaagtgactaaaagatgcgaatcaaagtaacatcatcaccaaccttatagcattcttactcaattctatcctccaccttccacaaaaccaaatttttcaatatataatccaccacaacacaataattatttctcatgacattatgactttctaatgcatcctatgtacccattttttttccaattcttttctcttttttttccaccattctttttttttctttttttctttttttctttcaacaacttgtagggtactaggattttcaatttaaaaccacaaaacataactcatgatCATTTATCTCCACAGCCCAATTATCTCCTATCAAATAATGTCCAAGCTCCCACACatagctaaatcaaagaatatggaaaaataaggctcaaagggggcgaactaggatcatataaagatataggacaaataagggataaataggctagcaaagatggccttctatcatctcaaagttattaagcacactacgtgacctcgagggagaaaccaagacaagttctagtgagacacatgCAAGCTCGAGCAaacactcaagaataagaaataagactgtaaaaataatgacagtcaaggctcaaatctcacagcttatttcattgattgcaaacacatagagaccatgcttatcattcatcaatcatgctcaatcacaacaatatcaacacaaacgcatgcaatttcacaagtttaaagcagaaatcatcatgaGCCAGTTATCTAaccaatctctacactactcacatcttcatcaaggtaacatcacagagAAACCACCCAAGCAAGACTAAACAACTCAACGACgacacaaacaaaaacaactaaaaagaaacaatgcacccacaaagacacatccccccaaacttattcaccgccaaggagaataagtttgaaaaggatttgtggggcacaaaaaaaactaacaaacgaaaagaaacgaactgaccaaaaattgggttgcctcccaataagcgctatttttaacgtcgttagctcgacagaacatCAAACTCttcaaggaggctggtacaagcagtgctgcgacCAGCTGCTCCCTGCTCCACTTTTGCCAGCCATGCTCCCTTCCTGCGAATTCTGATCACCTGGATCCTGCCAAAAAAACTGATCCTCATTAAAAGTATTATGAGCATCAACTCTTACCTTTCCTGGATCCTTTGCTTGTTTGGGCACTTCGTCCTTGTGGATGCGGCATGGTTCGTAGACATAGAAGGTTTGGCTTTCATCATGAACTTGCAGCatgagctctcctttctccacatcaattaaagctcttcccgttgccagaaacgggcgccccaaaatcagcgggattttgttgtcatcctcaatgtctaaaaccacaaaatcggcagggaaaataaaatcccccaccttcacgagcacgttctccacaatcccacgaggataagtgaccgacctgtctgccatctgcagcctcatagatgtcggcttcaactctccaatcGCCAGCTGCTGATAAACAGATAGAGGCATGAGATttatgctcgcccccaggtcgcagagtgaccttctgaaatgctggcctccaataatgcaggaaagtgtgaagctgcccggatctttgaccttcgccggcagcttcctctgcaagattgcgctgcattcttcattgagattcaccgtctcaaactctcccagcctcctcttcctcgagataatgtccttcaggaatctagcatactgcggcatctcctgcagtgcttccaccaatggaatattaatatgtactttcctgaagatctctaagaaTTTGGAGAACTGCTCTTTCACCCTCTCTTTCTTATGGCGCTTGTGGAGAGGAATGGccacagttgctggcgaagtagttttttgcttttcatcattctttctgccagaaacctcaacagcgACCTCCTCAACTTTTTCCTCCATCAGTCGTGCGCTCTCCTCTTTTGCCGTCATagccccttcctgtgtagtcccgctcggcagatcaaccatcttaaaatgatgctggggaaacggcatccacccaggaggacgcagatgaggtggaagtcgtcggccttcctcCCAGACTCTCCACGATAGCTCTGGTCTCTCCATCTCACGATATCCATGGCTGCAATCTGAGGTGACTTCACTCTTTAAcccaatggccatgcactgctcctttgggttcaccttggcattgtttaaAAGGTtacccgactgttggagtttgttgatgGCGGTGGatatttgacccaattgggtctcaaacatcttcatttgagtccccacagcaacggcattagactctagcttttccatcctctcatctgccttggagatgaacttcatcatcagctcctctatatttggcttcttctcttcattaatgattccattcgtaacagagaagcctggtggaggttggattgcattgttgggattccaataagccaaattgggatgtggacgccctccatgatgaaactgttgtccactattgtatccaccctgttgcccatgctgaaagttcccatagtttctgccattgatgtagttgacgtcttctacgcctgtcgggatctctacagctggctcagaattgccaacagtcatagcattgattttcgagttcatctctaccagctgagtcaaaatcaatgccATGGGATCTGAGCTGGAAGCAGCAACAACTTTCTTCAGCTGCACCCTCTCGGACGACCATTGGTAGCTGGTAGCTGCCATACTTTCTATGATCTCCATCGCTTCTGCGCTTCccttcttgagcaatgagccccttgcagctgtatccatgaacatcctgATGCGCACCCCACAAGCGTTACaaaacatgaccaccagagtcccctcatcaaagccatgggacgggcacttcctcagcttctcctggtatctctcccatgtctctgccagtgtctctccatcgaactgttggaattggaggatctccatctttaacttcaatgtgagcccgggaggatggaacttccgcaGGAAAAGATCCGCCACATCCCTCCATACCGGATTAGCTCCCAGCTGCAAAGtttgataccatgactttgccttatcccggagtgagaatgggaaaagaCGGAGTCGTATGATATCATCTGGGACTCCGTTCATCTTGACGGTGCTGCACAACTCCAAGAATTGCGCTAGATGCGTATTTGGGTCCTCCACGGCTTtacctccatactggttttgctgcaccatcgtgatcaaaccagtcttgagctcaaaattatttgcGTTGACTCTGGGAGGCTCATAATACTGATACTGCGGAGTGAACGCCTCATTGATGGGAAGTTGCTTCCGAGCCTCGTggttttcctgcgcctcaatCAAACGCTGCAGTTGCTCCTTGAGAGCACGAACTTCTTCTACGGTAGCCATAGAACTACCTAGCAAACTTCAGAACCAAAAATAAGGACCACaggaaaaaataaagaac
The genomic region above belongs to Salvia miltiorrhiza cultivar Shanhuang (shh) chromosome 5, IMPLAD_Smil_shh, whole genome shotgun sequence and contains:
- the LOC131024614 gene encoding uncharacterized protein At1g26090, chloroplastic isoform X1, which encodes MASCPSLILPRSLFPPQDFRCFSPVKTPWIRRGSRRAERGDPIIMTVAAANADAGDVKPAKLVTFLGKGGSGKTTAAVFAALHYATLGLKTCLVIQSQDPTAEYLLNCKIGSSSPVQCNENLSAVRLETTKMILEPLKKLKQADAQLNMTQGILEGVVGEELGVLPGMDSIFSSLELERLVGFFVSQRKGGKAKYDIVVYDGINTEETIRMIGATSKARLYLKYLRMLAEKTDFGRVAAPSLLRLVDDALSLSGNAVKLTGRTSSEIWDYLEQTLEKGSSIFAEPHKFGCYLVMNPDNPISLNSASRYWGCAIQAGAQISGAFGIPTQNSPMTLAEAVKFSFAPLPCALIPHLKFSDHLHWNEIMASDDTKHARELLSDSSNEMLPSVTFDMSNKSVNLFMPGFDKSEIKLFQFRGGLELVVEAGDQRRVVRLPRQIQGKVGGAKFVDRRLVITMR
- the LOC131024614 gene encoding uncharacterized protein At1g26090, chloroplastic isoform X2, with the protein product MASCPSLILPRSLFPPQDFRCFSPVKTPWIRRGSRRAERGDPIIMTVAAANADAGDVKPAKLVTFLGKGGSGKTTAAVFAALHYATLGLKTCLVIQSQDPTAEYLLNCKIGSSSPVQCNENLSAVRLETTKMILEPLKKLKQADAQLNMTQGILEGVVGEELGVLPGMDSIFSSLELERLVGFFVSQRKGGKAKYDIVVYDGINTEETIRMIGATSKARLYLKYLRMLAEKTDFGRVAAPSLLRLVDDALSLSGNAVKLTGRTSSEIWDYLEQTLEKGSSIFAEPHKFGCYLVMNPDNPISLNSASRYWGCAIQAGAQISGAFGIPTQNSPMTLAEAVKFSFAPLPCALIPHLKFSDHLHWNEIMASDDTKHARELLSDSSNEMLPSVTFDMSNKSVNLFMPV